A stretch of Bacillota bacterium DNA encodes these proteins:
- a CDS encoding DUF3189 family protein → MRVVYHCYGGTHSSVLGAALHLGLVQEGAAPSGEELGALPFFDKATPIDAGRLRLMGLDDRGNRVFFVGRRRRAASIIEALRAFGTAWGVGDWLFASTSMAVGPSLRLGGYLSRRLGAARLGGRFLVRGAGMALPVLARLVAKCRREALQGSQGRDLPGLPRCVFYVSSRVAVSQAAARSHLNGVVDPVQLHPWLARVGLDAAGNLVHAATLPGILEVRSVESWLSEEGLRVRSSPPFTDWDVALIRLGTGWRRAATQARRALEAQGEGTPRELANIAKTSGGS, encoded by the coding sequence AACCCACTCGTCAGTGCTGGGCGCCGCCCTGCACCTGGGTTTGGTACAAGAGGGAGCAGCGCCAAGCGGTGAAGAACTCGGGGCGCTGCCCTTCTTTGACAAGGCAACCCCTATTGACGCAGGGCGGCTTCGTCTCATGGGATTGGATGACCGGGGAAACCGCGTATTCTTTGTGGGAAGGCGACGGAGGGCAGCCTCCATCATCGAGGCACTTAGGGCCTTCGGCACTGCCTGGGGCGTGGGTGACTGGCTCTTTGCCAGCACCAGCATGGCCGTGGGCCCTTCCCTGAGGCTGGGCGGGTACCTGTCCCGCAGGCTTGGCGCTGCCAGGCTGGGAGGCCGCTTCCTGGTGCGGGGGGCTGGGATGGCGCTGCCAGTCCTGGCTAGGCTGGTGGCCAAGTGCAGGCGCGAGGCCTTGCAAGGAAGCCAAGGTCGCGACCTGCCCGGGCTGCCTCGATGCGTGTTCTACGTATCCTCCCGGGTCGCCGTCTCCCAGGCGGCAGCCAGGTCTCACCTGAACGGCGTAGTTGACCCTGTGCAGCTTCACCCGTGGCTCGCGCGCGTGGGTCTAGACGCGGCGGGAAACCTGGTGCACGCTGCAACCCTGCCCGGTATCCTGGAGGTAAGGTCGGTGGAATCCTGGCTCTCCGAGGAGGGCCTAAGGGTCAGGTCAAGCCCCCCCTTCACCGACTGGGACGTGGCGCTCATAAGGCTGGGAACGGGATGGAGGCGGGCGGCGACCCAGGCAAGAAGGGCTCTAGAAGCGCAAGGAGAAGGAACTCCCCGAGAACTGGCGAACATAGCAAAGACAAGCGGCGGGTCTTGA
- a CDS encoding DUF512 domain-containing protein, whose product MGNGGIVAAVSRGGLGWDLALRPGDRVLAVNGSEPQDAIDLHYMTCAEHLELHVLKPSGEEVLFDIEKDADEALGIEFDEPLFDGVRRCCNRCLFCFVDMLPRGLRDDLYVKDDDYRLSFLHGNFISLTNMEPGDLERIARQGLSPLYVSVHSTAPEVRARMMGNPRAARIMEDLSDLVSRGIRVHAQVVLVPGVNDGAGLEKTVRDLASLHPGLASAGIVPVGLGRNLPRGLRSLTQDEAARLAAWGRGVQEEFHEVIGYPFVFLADEVYIRAGLDFPPAYTYADYPQLENGIGLASRFLKPVRRHGLVPPANARECTLLTGVGAEGILRGAVKALCGSQSGKVEIVVARNSLFGEGVTVAGLLGGGDILQALHSRKGSGRVLVPSVALRSQGDLFLDGMTPEELERRLGSPVEIVDPTGRGLINALCGGGRLGGARRHRGTAKRRQVHAVQQDMPEIQGHS is encoded by the coding sequence GTGGGTAATGGGGGCATAGTTGCCGCGGTTTCCCGGGGCGGCTTAGGCTGGGATCTTGCGCTTAGGCCGGGGGACAGGGTGCTAGCGGTCAACGGTTCTGAGCCCCAGGATGCCATTGACCTGCACTACATGACCTGCGCCGAGCACTTGGAACTCCACGTGCTGAAGCCATCCGGGGAGGAAGTGCTCTTCGATATAGAGAAGGATGCAGACGAGGCTCTCGGCATCGAGTTTGACGAGCCGCTCTTCGATGGTGTCAGGCGCTGCTGCAATCGCTGCCTCTTCTGTTTCGTGGACATGCTGCCCCGGGGCCTCAGGGACGACCTCTACGTGAAGGATGACGACTACAGGCTGTCATTTCTTCATGGCAACTTCATCAGCCTCACCAACATGGAGCCAGGAGACCTGGAACGCATAGCCAGGCAGGGCCTGAGCCCGCTGTACGTCTCGGTCCACTCTACGGCACCCGAGGTACGGGCCAGGATGATGGGCAATCCCAGGGCTGCCCGGATCATGGAGGACCTTTCGGATTTGGTCTCACGGGGGATCCGGGTGCATGCCCAGGTAGTGCTCGTCCCGGGCGTGAATGACGGGGCTGGACTTGAGAAGACCGTCAGGGACCTGGCCTCCCTCCACCCGGGCCTCGCCAGTGCCGGAATAGTGCCGGTGGGCCTGGGGAGGAACCTTCCCAGGGGGCTCCGTTCCCTTACCCAGGATGAGGCCGCCCGCCTGGCCGCATGGGGACGCGGGGTTCAGGAAGAGTTTCACGAGGTTATCGGGTATCCCTTCGTCTTCCTGGCTGATGAGGTCTACATAAGGGCGGGACTTGACTTCCCTCCTGCATACACCTATGCGGACTACCCCCAGCTGGAGAACGGTATCGGGCTCGCCTCGCGTTTTCTCAAGCCCGTCCGGCGGCATGGGCTCGTTCCTCCAGCCAATGCCAGGGAATGCACGCTGCTGACCGGTGTGGGCGCGGAGGGCATCCTGCGAGGGGCAGTGAAGGCCCTGTGCGGTTCCCAGAGTGGAAAAGTTGAGATAGTAGTCGCCAGGAACAGCCTCTTCGGAGAAGGGGTGACGGTGGCAGGGCTCCTGGGAGGCGGGGACATCCTGCAAGCCCTGCACAGCCGAAAGGGCAGTGGCCGTGTGCTGGTGCCGTCGGTGGCCCTGAGAAGCCAGGGGGACCTGTTCCTGGATGGCATGACCCCGGAGGAGCTCGAGAGGCGATTGGGCTCCCCAGTGGAGATCGTTGACCCCACTGGCCGTGGCCTGATCAACGCACTATGTGGAGGTGGCAGGCTTGGAGGCGCTCGTCGCCATCGTGGGACGGCCAAACGTAGGCAAGTCCACGCTGTTCAACAGGATATGCCAGAGATCCAGGGCCATAGTTGA
- the der gene encoding ribosome biogenesis GTPase Der has product MEALVAIVGRPNVGKSTLFNRICQRSRAIVESIPGVTRDRIYQPAEWCGHRFTLVDTGGILPAAEDGIEAEVTRQAEVAIAEADVVLFVVDTRMGPSPGDREVAQMLRESHKRVIVVANKTEGDRARAAALEFYSLGLGDPLEVSAQHGLGIGDLLDHIVEGLPPAQPEENLEAIRVALVGRPNVGKSSLLNALVGQERSIVHEAPGTTRDAVDTIWESEEGRFVFTDTAGMRRRTRVKEPVERYSIIRSIRAMGRSDVVLLVLDALESVADQERKIAGQAKESGKALVIVVNKWDAVEKDASTALRVEERIRQTLYFVDYAPVVFTSALTGRRVDRLPGLISSVYAEASKEVPTPALNRVLEGATQVFPSRTSRPGRPFRLYYTVQAGVRPPTFLLFCNDPGEVKETYLRYLEGRLRAEFGFAGTPLRFVPKSRKR; this is encoded by the coding sequence TTGGAGGCGCTCGTCGCCATCGTGGGACGGCCAAACGTAGGCAAGTCCACGCTGTTCAACAGGATATGCCAGAGATCCAGGGCCATAGTTGAGAGCATCCCGGGCGTCACCCGGGACCGGATCTACCAGCCTGCGGAATGGTGCGGGCACCGGTTCACCCTGGTGGACACCGGGGGCATACTCCCTGCCGCCGAGGATGGCATAGAGGCTGAGGTGACCCGTCAGGCTGAGGTCGCCATCGCTGAGGCCGACGTGGTCCTCTTCGTGGTGGACACCAGGATGGGCCCCAGCCCCGGTGACAGGGAAGTGGCCCAGATGCTACGGGAGAGCCACAAGAGGGTAATTGTAGTGGCCAATAAGACGGAGGGCGACAGGGCTAGGGCCGCTGCCCTGGAATTCTACTCCCTGGGGCTTGGGGATCCTCTGGAGGTCTCTGCCCAGCACGGCCTGGGCATAGGGGACCTCCTTGACCACATAGTGGAGGGCCTGCCCCCTGCTCAGCCCGAGGAGAACCTGGAGGCTATAAGGGTCGCCCTGGTAGGCCGGCCCAATGTGGGGAAGTCCTCGCTCCTCAATGCCTTGGTGGGCCAGGAGCGTTCCATAGTCCATGAGGCGCCTGGCACAACCCGGGACGCTGTGGACACCATATGGGAATCAGAAGAAGGAAGGTTCGTGTTCACAGACACTGCGGGCATGAGGCGCCGCACCCGGGTGAAGGAACCCGTAGAACGCTACTCGATTATACGGTCCATAAGGGCCATGGGGCGGTCCGACGTGGTGCTCTTGGTGCTGGACGCCCTGGAGAGCGTCGCGGACCAGGAGCGGAAGATAGCGGGACAGGCTAAGGAATCTGGCAAGGCCTTGGTGATCGTGGTGAACAAGTGGGATGCCGTGGAGAAGGATGCCAGTACAGCCTTGCGTGTGGAGGAGCGGATCCGCCAGACCCTCTACTTCGTGGACTACGCGCCCGTGGTGTTCACCTCAGCCCTGACAGGGAGGCGGGTTGACCGGCTCCCGGGACTCATATCCAGTGTTTACGCTGAGGCCTCCAAGGAGGTCCCGACCCCTGCCCTGAACAGGGTGCTGGAAGGTGCCACACAGGTCTTCCCGTCCAGGACATCCAGGCCCGGTCGCCCCTTCCGGCTTTACTACACGGTCCAGGCCGGGGTCAGGCCACCCACGTTCCTCCTGTTCTGCAACGACCCTGGCGAGGTGAAGGAGACCTACCTGAGGTACCTTGAGGGGAGACTGAGGGCGGAGTTCGGCTTTGCCGGGACCCCGCTGAGGTTCGTGCCGAAGAGCCGGAAACGGTGA